A portion of the Scylla paramamosain isolate STU-SP2022 chromosome 2, ASM3559412v1, whole genome shotgun sequence genome contains these proteins:
- the LOC135107453 gene encoding putative nuclease HARBI1, translating to MVIITLRFLASGKMQQCNSDDMGVSQSTVSTVIAQTLDALSSIDILRRFITFPHTMDAVERKKAEFLHIAQFSGVIGVTDCTHIRNVAPKQEEAAYINRKRYHSINVQIAFDENYKTAEVLAKCPGSVHDARIFSDNAIRPLFERNIIPAGCHLLGDRRYSSQQYLLTP from the coding sequence ATGGTCATCATAACATTACGTTTCCTTGCCAGTGGGAAGATGCAGCAGTGCAACAGTGATGACATGGGTGTGTCACAATCTACAGTCAGTACAGTGATTGCCCAAACACTTGATGCTCTCTCAAGTATTGACATACTGAGAAGATTCATTACGTTCCCTCACACCATGGACGctgtggagaggaagaaggcagaatttcttcatatagcGCAATTTTCGGGTGTAATTGGTGTCACTGATTGCACCCACATAAGAAATGTGGCACcaaagcaggaggaggcagcttATATCAACAGGAAAAGGTATCACAGCATCAATGTTCAGATTGCATTTGATGAAAACTACAAGACAGCTGAAGTTCTTGCAAAGTGCCCCGGGTCTGTGCATGATGCAAGGATTTTCAGTGACAATGCAATCAGACCGTTGTTTGAGAGGAATATAATACCTGCAGGATGCCACTTGCTGGGAGACAGACGTTATTCCAGCCAACAGTACCTGCTGACACCATGA